One part of the Spirochaetaceae bacterium genome encodes these proteins:
- a CDS encoding PfkB family carbohydrate kinase has translation MILVCGHNCAWQLTYRFDAVTPGAVNRVREVHRSAAGKGVNVARVLAALQAPATLLAYLGGPNGARVRQALEREGIPAEVIDTAADTRTCVTLLESAGPVNEPAEPALTGSFGEFAGGAVGETQQVTELVEPAVTANDAEQERFAAAYDRLLEQASVVVVAGSAIGGARDEVYAEMVRRAHRRGVATLLDAYHGHGRAALAAAPSIVKINRAELAALAGTAVDAGPARIAVYRDLCDRYGVRWVIVSAGAEGIEACDGRRLLRAAAPAVPVVNSIGSGDAASAGVAAALIGAAGGSTTGVASGPNTAPGAPPPPLRIDQAELAAVVRFAAACGTANCLTPTPGSVTHEAILRLHAQVAVTEASLGARRRIT, from the coding sequence ATGATCCTGGTGTGTGGCCACAACTGCGCCTGGCAGCTTACGTACCGGTTCGACGCCGTCACCCCCGGCGCCGTGAACCGGGTACGCGAGGTGCATCGCTCGGCGGCGGGCAAGGGGGTGAACGTGGCGCGCGTGCTCGCCGCCCTGCAGGCGCCGGCGACGCTGCTCGCCTACCTGGGCGGCCCCAACGGCGCGCGCGTGCGGCAGGCGCTGGAGCGCGAAGGCATCCCCGCCGAGGTGATCGACACGGCCGCCGACACCCGGACCTGCGTGACCCTGCTGGAGTCGGCGGGGCCGGTCAACGAGCCGGCAGAACCGGCGCTGACGGGGAGCTTCGGCGAGTTCGCGGGCGGCGCGGTTGGTGAGACGCAGCAGGTTACCGAGCTTGTGGAGCCGGCGGTAACGGCGAACGACGCGGAGCAGGAGCGTTTCGCCGCCGCCTACGACCGGTTGCTGGAGCAAGCGAGCGTCGTGGTGGTTGCCGGCTCCGCGATCGGCGGCGCCCGCGACGAGGTGTACGCGGAGATGGTGCGTCGCGCCCACCGCCGCGGCGTGGCGACGCTGCTCGACGCCTACCACGGCCACGGCCGCGCCGCGCTGGCCGCGGCTCCGTCGATCGTCAAGATCAACCGCGCGGAGCTGGCAGCACTGGCGGGGACGGCGGTCGATGCCGGGCCGGCCCGCATCGCGGTCTATCGCGACCTGTGCGACCGGTACGGCGTGCGGTGGGTGATCGTGAGCGCCGGGGCGGAGGGGATCGAGGCGTGCGACGGGAGGCGGTTGCTGCGGGCGGCCGCCCCCGCCGTGCCGGTGGTCAACTCGATCGGCAGCGGCGACGCCGCATCGGCCGGCGTGGCGGCAGCGCTGATCGGCGCCGCCGGCGGTTCCACAACCGGCGTTGCGTCCGGCCCGAACACCGCTCCCGGCGCACCGCCGCCGCCGCTGCGCATCGATCAGGCCGAACTGGCCGCGGTGGTGCGGTTCGCGGCGGCTTGCGGTACCGCCAACTGCCTGACGCCGACGCCGGGCTCGGTCACCCACGAGGCGATCCTGCGACTGCACGCGCAGGTCGCCGTAACGGAGGCGTCGTTGGGAGCGCGCCGCCGGATCACCTGA
- a CDS encoding AAA family ATPase: MRIDQVQVKGLFGRFDHHLKFATDENIMIMIGPNGFGKTTTLRLIDALFNRSVGRVAEVPFRQVEVTFDNGCALTAVKAEDVDQRKPDSPDVTLTLLSGRRSETFEHRRVSSDSLGVPISAIEDAIPALRRVGRREWHNLETGRVLDLEEVLAFHEDELAFFVRSGVSAVPEWLQELRNSVAVRFIDTERLTSAPNPRRNRRGVRADTPKRTVSQYSHKLATQVGQSREEYVARSQSLERTFPARVVADNGAQNGSMDELRSQLNDLERKRSRLEHAGLLAGEQFDIEVPELTRVDESHRKLLTVFAQDAAEKLAVFDKLYDCVDAFTSIANSRLRHKQVVVSAKGLGVADSDGDSLDLEKLSSGEQHELVILYELIFRTAPDSLVLIDEPELSLHVAWQAQFVPDLERMTKLTGFRAILATHSPDIIGDRWDLTVELHEPGTG, translated from the coding sequence ATGAGAATCGATCAAGTCCAGGTGAAAGGCCTGTTCGGGCGTTTCGATCACCATTTGAAGTTCGCCACAGACGAAAACATCATGATCATGATCGGTCCGAACGGCTTCGGGAAGACGACTACCTTGCGTCTGATCGACGCGCTGTTCAATCGATCCGTCGGCAGGGTTGCCGAAGTGCCGTTCCGGCAGGTCGAGGTGACCTTCGACAACGGTTGCGCGCTGACCGCGGTCAAAGCGGAGGACGTTGACCAAAGGAAACCAGACTCGCCGGACGTGACGTTGACTCTTCTATCGGGTCGGAGGAGCGAGACTTTCGAGCATCGCAGAGTCTCGAGCGACTCACTCGGGGTGCCGATCTCCGCTATCGAGGATGCGATACCGGCGCTGCGCCGAGTTGGGCGCCGTGAGTGGCACAATCTGGAGACGGGCCGTGTGCTGGACCTCGAAGAGGTGCTCGCGTTCCATGAGGACGAATTGGCGTTCTTTGTGCGGAGCGGCGTTTCAGCGGTCCCGGAGTGGCTGCAGGAGTTGCGCAACTCGGTTGCCGTACGTTTCATCGATACTGAACGCTTGACCAGCGCCCCGAACCCGAGACGTAATCGACGTGGAGTGCGCGCAGATACACCCAAGCGTACCGTCAGCCAGTACTCGCACAAGCTTGCCACCCAGGTCGGTCAATCCCGCGAGGAGTACGTTGCGCGGTCTCAGTCGCTCGAACGCACGTTCCCCGCCCGCGTTGTAGCGGACAATGGCGCTCAAAACGGCTCGATGGACGAACTGCGTTCGCAACTGAACGACCTCGAACGAAAGCGTTCACGACTGGAGCATGCGGGGTTGTTGGCCGGGGAACAGTTCGACATCGAGGTTCCCGAACTGACACGGGTGGACGAGTCACATCGCAAGTTGCTGACCGTGTTTGCGCAGGATGCGGCGGAGAAGCTCGCCGTGTTCGATAAGCTGTACGATTGCGTCGACGCGTTCACGAGCATCGCCAACTCCCGTCTTCGTCACAAACAGGTAGTGGTCAGTGCGAAAGGGCTGGGGGTGGCCGATTCCGACGGTGATAGCCTCGACCTGGAAAAGCTGTCGTCCGGTGAGCAGCACGAACTCGTGATTCTCTACGAGCTGATCTTTCGCACCGCACCGGACTCGCTCGTGCTGATCGACGAGCCGGAGCTCTCGCTGCACGTGGCTTGGCAGGCGCAGTTCGTCCCAGATCTTGAGCGGATGACCAAGCTGACCGGATTCCGGGCGATTCTCGCCACGCATTCGCCCGACATCATCGGAGATCGATGGGATCTCACGGTTGAACTGCACGAACCGGGCACCGGCTGA
- a CDS encoding DUF4435 domain-containing protein has protein sequence MTRSLNARVNAIRQTRQEHAGCFVVVEGRDDRLFFEQFVDRQDCWVIVERGKQNVVDVVSILEADGFPGVVGVVDADFDHFEGIGQASDNIIVLETVDLEALLIRSTALDRVLVELGSVDKIAKFGASVREALLAAALPIGCLRLHSRRVGLSLTFQGLRYGRCIEVATLVLDVFRLIKEVENRTRRFDLPRDHLAREIDIIQESVKDRWLVCYGADMVEILALSLRSTLGTNSAQAVAPDVVRRYLRLAYQWPDLSGSQLGRDLRAWEARNATYRVWGNADPGERA, from the coding sequence ATGACCCGTAGCCTGAACGCCCGGGTGAACGCGATCCGGCAGACGCGACAGGAGCACGCGGGCTGCTTTGTCGTCGTCGAAGGGCGTGATGACCGGCTGTTCTTCGAGCAGTTCGTCGATCGCCAAGACTGTTGGGTGATCGTGGAGCGCGGAAAACAGAACGTCGTCGACGTGGTGAGTATCCTGGAAGCGGATGGCTTCCCAGGCGTCGTGGGCGTCGTTGACGCGGACTTCGACCACTTCGAAGGCATCGGTCAGGCGAGTGACAACATCATCGTGCTTGAGACGGTAGACCTGGAGGCATTGCTGATCCGCTCGACCGCGCTGGACCGGGTCCTCGTAGAGCTTGGGAGCGTGGACAAGATCGCCAAGTTCGGAGCGAGTGTTCGCGAGGCGCTGCTCGCAGCGGCACTGCCGATCGGATGCTTGCGGCTTCACTCTCGGCGTGTTGGTCTGAGTCTGACGTTCCAGGGGCTCCGCTACGGAAGGTGTATCGAGGTAGCGACGCTCGTGCTTGACGTCTTCCGCCTCATTAAAGAGGTCGAGAATCGGACGCGGCGCTTCGACCTGCCGCGCGATCATCTTGCTCGCGAGATCGACATCATCCAAGAATCGGTAAAGGACCGATGGCTGGTGTGCTACGGTGCGGACATGGTGGAGATCCTGGCACTGAGCTTGCGTAGCACCCTGGGCACGAACAGTGCGCAAGCGGTGGCGCCGGACGTCGTGCGCAGGTATCTGCGACTGGCGTATCAATGGCCTGACCTGAGTGGTTCTCAGCTTGGGCGTGACCTGC
- the nfo gene encoding deoxyribonuclease IV: MKLLGAHVSTAGGVRTAPERARALGANAFAIFTRNQRRWASKPLADDEAAAFRDQCAACGFPLHHVLPHAGYLINLGAPDEEIVRKSQAGFLDEFERCRRLGLRYLNFHPGSHLGRMSDAACTAQITEFLNRALAEVPDVIAVYESTAGQGSHLGHTFAQLAALVDGIEDKSRIGVCLDTCHLHAAGYDLTTAAAYERTMREFEVVVGLRYLAGAHLNDSKTPLGSRVDRHESLGKGTMGWEPFRLLMNDPRFDDKPLITETVDQTLWAAELTQLRALASAGGAEDSPTVTSA, translated from the coding sequence ATGAAACTGCTCGGCGCTCACGTATCCACCGCCGGCGGCGTGCGCACCGCGCCGGAGCGGGCGCGCGCCCTCGGCGCCAACGCGTTCGCCATCTTTACCCGCAACCAGCGGCGCTGGGCGTCCAAGCCGCTCGCCGACGACGAGGCCGCCGCGTTCCGTGACCAGTGCGCCGCGTGCGGCTTCCCGCTGCACCACGTGCTGCCGCACGCCGGCTACCTGATCAACCTGGGCGCCCCCGACGAGGAGATCGTCCGCAAGTCGCAGGCGGGCTTCCTGGACGAGTTCGAACGCTGCCGGCGACTTGGCCTGCGCTACCTGAACTTCCACCCCGGCAGCCACCTGGGCAGGATGAGCGACGCGGCCTGCACCGCGCAGATCACGGAATTCCTGAACCGTGCTCTGGCCGAGGTTCCCGACGTCATCGCCGTGTACGAGAGCACCGCCGGCCAGGGCAGCCACCTCGGCCACACCTTCGCCCAGCTTGCCGCCCTGGTCGACGGCATCGAGGACAAGTCGCGCATCGGCGTGTGCCTCGACACCTGCCACCTGCATGCCGCCGGCTATGACCTCACCACCGCGGCGGCGTACGAACGCACCATGCGCGAGTTCGAGGTGGTGGTGGGCCTGCGCTACCTGGCCGGCGCCCACCTGAACGACTCCAAGACCCCGCTCGGCAGCCGCGTGGACCGCCACGAGAGCCTCGGCAAGGGCACCATGGGCTGGGAGCCGTTCCGGCTGCTCATGAATGACCCCCGCTTCGACGACAAGCCCCTGATCACCGAAACCGTCGACCAGACCCTGTGGGCCGCGGAACTGACCCAACTCAGAGCGCTGGCGTCGGCAGGCGGCGCCGAGGATTCCCCGACGGTCACGTCCGCTTGA
- a CDS encoding ThuA domain-containing protein, with the protein MTAKPVKTAVVTGGHPFDVVNFHHLFEGLEGVRAYVQHMDDFASTSEQERDSYECVVFYTMLREEPDDAGPGYAGKPRTAIEHLGETGQGILLLHHAILGTPGWPLWNAMVGIDDRSFGYHHDQSVHVETANREHPITRGVAAWEMIDETYTMADAGDDSEVLLTTSHPKSMRTLAWSRTHNNARVFCYQCGHDNQTWENAAFREVLRRGIHWCARRI; encoded by the coding sequence ATGACTGCCAAACCCGTGAAGACGGCCGTGGTAACCGGCGGCCACCCCTTTGACGTAGTGAACTTTCACCACTTGTTCGAGGGGTTGGAGGGCGTGCGCGCCTACGTGCAGCACATGGACGACTTTGCATCCACCTCCGAGCAGGAGCGCGATTCGTACGAGTGTGTCGTGTTCTACACCATGCTGAGGGAGGAACCGGACGACGCGGGACCGGGGTACGCCGGCAAGCCCAGGACGGCGATCGAGCACCTCGGCGAGACCGGGCAGGGCATCCTCCTGCTCCATCATGCGATCCTCGGGACCCCGGGGTGGCCGCTGTGGAACGCGATGGTGGGCATCGACGACCGTTCGTTCGGCTATCACCACGACCAGTCGGTGCACGTGGAGACGGCGAACCGGGAGCACCCGATCACGCGCGGAGTCGCGGCGTGGGAGATGATCGACGAGACCTACACCATGGCCGACGCCGGGGACGACAGCGAGGTGCTGCTCACCACCAGCCACCCGAAGAGCATGCGCACGCTCGCCTGGTCGCGCACGCACAACAACGCGCGCGTGTTCTGCTACCAGTGCGGTCACGACAACCAGACCTGGGAGAACGCCGCGTTCCGCGAGGTGCTGCGGCGCGGCATCCACTGGTGCGCGCGCCGCATCTGA
- a CDS encoding GNAT family N-acetyltransferase: MIIRRYDHQRDRDSLLRVFREVGWVGKEKEKEQIFDTFAAASRGFVAEQDGAAECGVLMYSGALRYQEGELPFAGVAGVTTSRVARRQGLASRTTAVALADAAQRGAALAGLSMFDQGYYNQLGFGTMGYEHEVTFDPATLRVPVRARPPIRISVDDAEAVHAGRLARLRPHGGVNFHDATFTRTAMQEADNGFGLGYRDGGRISHHFWANAKGEQGPYSVWWFAYETTGQLVELLALLRDLSDQVVHLEVQEPPQIQIQDLLEWPFRNRSRSHRAEQEHRMSSAAYWQARILDLPACIAAVSARDAVAFNLRLHDPVARYLPEDGWQGAGGDYVVRLGATSSAEPGHAPDLPVLTAGVGAFTRLWLGVRPAASLAVTDDLAGPSDLLAAIDAALTLPVPHFDWNF; encoded by the coding sequence ATGATCATTCGGCGTTACGACCACCAGCGCGACCGCGACAGCCTGCTGCGCGTGTTCCGGGAGGTGGGCTGGGTCGGCAAGGAGAAGGAGAAGGAGCAGATCTTCGACACCTTCGCCGCCGCCAGCCGCGGCTTCGTGGCCGAGCAGGACGGCGCCGCCGAATGCGGTGTGCTGATGTACAGCGGTGCACTGCGTTACCAGGAGGGCGAGCTGCCGTTCGCCGGGGTGGCCGGTGTCACCACCAGCCGGGTGGCGCGACGGCAGGGGCTGGCCAGCCGCACCACCGCCGTGGCGCTGGCCGACGCGGCGCAGCGCGGCGCCGCGCTCGCCGGGCTGAGCATGTTCGACCAGGGTTACTACAACCAGCTCGGTTTCGGGACCATGGGATACGAGCACGAGGTGACCTTCGACCCGGCGACGCTGCGCGTGCCGGTGCGGGCACGACCGCCGATACGCATTTCCGTGGACGATGCCGAAGCGGTGCATGCCGGGCGCCTGGCGCGCCTGCGCCCGCACGGCGGCGTGAACTTCCACGACGCCACCTTCACACGCACCGCCATGCAGGAGGCAGACAATGGCTTCGGGCTCGGCTACCGCGACGGCGGCCGCATCAGCCACCACTTCTGGGCGAATGCGAAGGGCGAGCAGGGTCCGTACAGCGTCTGGTGGTTCGCCTACGAAACCACCGGCCAGCTCGTGGAACTGCTGGCGCTGCTGCGCGATCTGTCCGACCAGGTAGTGCACCTGGAGGTCCAGGAACCGCCGCAGATCCAGATCCAGGATCTCCTGGAGTGGCCGTTTCGCAACCGCTCGCGCAGCCACCGTGCCGAGCAGGAGCACCGCATGTCGAGCGCCGCGTACTGGCAGGCGCGCATCCTGGACCTGCCGGCGTGCATCGCGGCGGTGAGCGCCCGGGACGCCGTGGCATTCAACCTGCGGCTGCACGATCCGGTGGCGCGCTACCTGCCGGAGGACGGCTGGCAGGGCGCCGGCGGCGACTACGTGGTGCGGCTCGGCGCCACCTCCAGCGCCGAGCCCGGCCACGCCCCCGACCTGCCGGTCTTGACCGCCGGCGTGGGCGCCTTCACCCGGCTGTGGCTCGGCGTGAGGCCGGCCGCGTCGCTGGCGGTGACGGACGACCTCGCCGGTCCGTCCGATCTGCTGGCGGCCATCGACGCCGCCCTCACCCTGCCGGTCCCCCACTTCGACTGGAACTTCTGA
- a CDS encoding hydroxyacid dehydrogenase codes for MATERPLIAVLNSNSRVMLPDEFARYEDRLRFRHPPAAARASEARSAVDAAMAKELLAGADGCITCWGSPPISADLLAAAPGLRIIAHAAGTLRPYLTPSVWERDIAVVSAAGAIAEEVAHYTAALVVIGRRSLMELAPQTARGKWRDVQLHRPSSDVRGITVGIIGAGEVGRRVLALLAHYQVRLLLADPFVNAEQAAALGAEKRELEELFAESDVVSVHAPNNDQTRHMVNAERLALLRDGAIFINTSRGPLVDQEALVAELHRRRIWAFIDVTDPEPPPPGSPLFGCPHLTLSPHVAGSIEGSGRYQLRWVLDEVARLFAGEPLRNPQTRAMVDMSSFR; via the coding sequence ATGGCTACTGAACGGCCGCTCATCGCCGTGCTCAACAGCAACTCGCGGGTCATGCTGCCGGACGAGTTCGCCCGCTACGAGGACCGCCTGCGGTTTCGCCACCCGCCGGCGGCCGCCCGCGCATCGGAGGCGCGCAGCGCGGTCGACGCCGCCATGGCGAAGGAGCTGCTGGCCGGCGCCGACGGCTGCATAACCTGCTGGGGCTCACCGCCGATCAGCGCCGATTTGCTCGCCGCCGCCCCGGGCCTGCGCATCATCGCCCACGCCGCCGGCACGCTGCGGCCTTACCTGACGCCGTCCGTGTGGGAGCGCGACATCGCCGTGGTCAGCGCCGCCGGCGCCATCGCCGAGGAGGTGGCGCACTACACCGCCGCGCTGGTCGTGATCGGGCGCCGCTCGCTGATGGAACTGGCGCCGCAGACCGCGCGGGGCAAGTGGCGCGACGTACAGTTGCACCGTCCCTCATCCGACGTGCGCGGCATCACCGTCGGCATCATCGGCGCCGGCGAGGTAGGGCGCCGCGTGCTGGCGCTGCTGGCCCACTACCAGGTCCGCCTGCTGCTCGCCGATCCGTTCGTGAACGCCGAGCAGGCCGCCGCGCTCGGCGCGGAGAAGCGCGAGCTGGAGGAGCTGTTCGCCGAGTCGGACGTGGTCAGCGTGCACGCCCCCAACAACGACCAGACCCGACACATGGTCAACGCCGAACGGCTGGCCCTGCTGCGCGACGGGGCGATCTTCATCAACACCTCGCGCGGGCCGCTGGTCGACCAGGAGGCGCTGGTCGCGGAGCTGCACCGGCGCCGCATCTGGGCGTTCATCGACGTCACGGACCCGGAGCCGCCGCCGCCCGGCTCGCCGCTGTTCGGCTGCCCGCACCTGACCCTGTCGCCGCACGTGGCCGGCTCGATCGAGGGTTCCGGCCGCTACCAGTTGCGCTGGGTGCTCGACGAGGTGGCGCGCCTGTTCGCCGGCGAGCCGCTGCGCAACCCGCAGACCCGCGCCATGGTGGACATGAGCAGCTTCCGGTAA
- a CDS encoding MATE family efflux transporter: MRGRNLTSGSIPSLSWSLAWPVMLSILFQTLYQLVDAFWVSRLSDNAMAAVTVSQITLFVMISLTIGITVGSGVVMAMSIGRRDIPEAERVMGQSFVLNFIAAVLFTTISLSLRGKLLSLTGATGDILPLAVDYFTIVAGGSVLMFIFFAVIFGFNSQGDNRTVTWLFAISTTINAGLDPLLIFGGLGIPALGVRGAALATIISQILLVIAGITLLHQRDMMVKFRFRNLVFRLHSVRQVLAIGFPAALTNLLNPAGLAALNALVALAFLEAGVVGLSIGFRIEFFSFLPAIGFGVAAMAMIGQNIGGGRPDRARASYHTALLFAFGIGTAVGLAALLSRGAVVGVFTDDPVVIGYTRSYLAMIPLTYGIVAALFVVVSSFQGLGKSWRGFAVSATRVAILVGGTLLVTRAVAPGGSIAGVWWTIVTANLVAFAFGYLLLRRTFGQVLAAPAPAWGGPPAAGPGKGGGFGPPGKPPAPRPEGASAEGAVDGGDGLVGRPGTAAAASGHGPGDQEAGPSRPPSLASDATGAADGAPSADAMPRMATDESTGS; the protein is encoded by the coding sequence ATGCGCGGGCGCAACCTTACCAGCGGTTCGATCCCCTCCCTGAGCTGGTCGCTGGCGTGGCCGGTGATGCTCTCCATCCTGTTTCAGACCCTGTACCAACTGGTGGACGCGTTCTGGGTGAGCCGCCTCTCGGACAACGCCATGGCGGCAGTCACGGTGTCGCAGATCACCCTGTTCGTGATGATCTCCCTCACCATCGGCATCACGGTCGGCTCCGGCGTGGTGATGGCGATGAGCATCGGGCGGCGCGACATCCCGGAGGCGGAGCGGGTGATGGGGCAGTCGTTCGTGCTCAACTTCATCGCCGCGGTACTGTTCACGACCATCTCCCTGAGCTTGCGCGGGAAGCTGCTGTCTCTGACCGGCGCCACCGGCGACATCCTCCCGCTGGCGGTCGACTACTTCACCATCGTGGCCGGCGGCTCGGTGCTGATGTTCATCTTCTTCGCGGTGATCTTCGGGTTCAACTCGCAGGGCGACAACCGCACCGTCACCTGGCTGTTCGCAATCTCCACCACCATCAACGCCGGCCTCGATCCGCTGCTGATCTTCGGCGGCCTCGGCATTCCCGCCCTCGGCGTGCGCGGCGCCGCCCTTGCCACCATCATCTCGCAGATCCTGCTGGTCATCGCCGGCATCACGCTGCTGCATCAGCGCGACATGATGGTGAAGTTCCGCTTCCGCAACCTGGTGTTCCGCCTCCACTCGGTGCGGCAGGTGCTGGCGATCGGCTTTCCGGCGGCGCTGACCAACCTGCTCAACCCGGCCGGACTCGCCGCCCTCAACGCGCTGGTGGCGCTGGCGTTCCTGGAGGCGGGGGTGGTCGGACTGTCGATCGGCTTTCGCATCGAGTTCTTCTCGTTCCTGCCGGCGATCGGGTTCGGCGTCGCGGCGATGGCGATGATCGGGCAGAATATCGGCGGCGGCCGTCCCGACCGCGCCCGCGCGTCATATCACACCGCCCTGCTGTTTGCGTTCGGCATCGGCACGGCCGTGGGCCTGGCTGCGTTGCTCTCCCGCGGCGCCGTCGTCGGCGTGTTCACCGACGATCCGGTGGTGATCGGCTATACCCGGTCCTACCTGGCGATGATTCCGCTCACCTACGGCATCGTGGCGGCGCTGTTCGTGGTGGTGAGTTCGTTCCAGGGCCTGGGCAAGTCGTGGCGCGGCTTCGCGGTGTCGGCGACGCGGGTGGCGATCCTGGTCGGTGGCACGCTGCTGGTGACGCGCGCGGTGGCACCGGGCGGATCGATCGCCGGCGTGTGGTGGACCATCGTGACCGCCAACCTGGTCGCCTTTGCCTTCGGCTACCTGCTGCTCAGGCGCACGTTCGGCCAGGTTCTGGCGGCGCCGGCCCCGGCATGGGGCGGCCCGCCCGCCGCAGGCCCCGGCAAGGGCGGCGGCTTCGGTCCACCCGGAAAGCCGCCGGCACCGCGGCCGGAAGGCGCCTCGGCAGAAGGTGCCGTGGACGGTGGCGACGGCCTGGTTGGCCGACCGGGTACCGCGGCAGCGGCGTCCGGCCACGGCCCCGGCGACCAAGAAGCCGGCCCCTCTCGCCCGCCGTCGCTGGCCAGCGACGCCACCGGTGCGGCAGACGGTGCTCCGTCCGCCGACGCCATGCCGCGCATGGCAACCGACGAATCTACGGGGAGTTGA
- a CDS encoding DUF1080 domain-containing protein: MAKQNQPVLGYDDTPFLPGGRWRVHDANRPQPRVVTPGAAPGAPPADAVVLFDGSGLDQWRGKDGGAAGWQVRDGFMEVVSGSGDIETRDHFGDCQLHMEFACPAQVEGSSQGRGNSGVFLLGLYEVQVLDGYDNRTYADGHTGAIYGQYPPLVNACRRPGEWQSFDIVFESARFDGTRLVSPAFLTIVHNGVLIHHRQEALGPTGHRILAHYDAPHPPAGPLRLQDHRNPTRFRNIWLRPLTPYDAA; this comes from the coding sequence ATGGCAAAACAGAACCAGCCGGTGCTCGGCTACGACGACACCCCGTTCCTGCCCGGCGGCAGGTGGCGCGTCCATGACGCGAACCGCCCGCAACCGCGGGTGGTGACTCCCGGCGCAGCGCCCGGTGCGCCGCCCGCCGACGCCGTAGTGCTGTTTGACGGCAGCGGCCTGGACCAGTGGCGGGGAAAGGACGGCGGCGCGGCCGGCTGGCAGGTGCGCGACGGCTTCATGGAGGTGGTGTCCGGCAGCGGCGACATCGAGACCCGCGATCACTTCGGCGACTGCCAGCTCCACATGGAGTTCGCCTGCCCGGCCCAGGTGGAGGGCAGCAGCCAGGGGCGCGGCAACAGCGGCGTGTTCCTGCTTGGGCTGTACGAGGTCCAGGTGCTCGACGGCTACGACAACCGCACCTACGCCGACGGCCACACCGGCGCCATCTACGGCCAGTACCCGCCGCTGGTCAACGCCTGCCGCCGGCCCGGCGAGTGGCAGAGTTTCGACATCGTGTTCGAGTCGGCGCGCTTCGACGGCACCCGCCTGGTCAGCCCCGCCTTCCTGACGATTGTCCACAACGGCGTGCTGATCCACCACCGGCAGGAGGCGCTCGGACCGACCGGCCACCGCATCCTCGCCCACTACGACGCGCCGCATCCGCCGGCCGGACCGTTGCGCCTGCAGGATCACCGCAACCCGACCCGCTTCCGCAACATCTGGCTGCGCCCGCTCACCCCCTACGACGCCGCCTGA
- a CDS encoding DUF4202 domain-containing protein, with translation MTADAQLREVLGRIDAANRADPHTENEGGVEHPKELLYGRRMSGWLERLRPDAAPALRIAARAQHLERWAIPRDRFPMGRTGYLRWRTTLGRHHAERTAELMRAAGFADDSIAAVAELLRKEGLARAAPDSDVQALEDCACLVFLEHYLEQFAGKHPPAKVADILARTWRKMSPAARAAALTIRFRRELRVLLQAAGITPG, from the coding sequence ATGACGGCGGATGCGCAACTGCGGGAGGTGCTTGGGCGGATAGACGCGGCGAACCGCGCGGACCCGCATACCGAGAACGAGGGCGGCGTCGAGCATCCCAAGGAACTGCTGTACGGGCGGCGCATGAGCGGCTGGCTGGAGCGGCTGCGCCCGGATGCGGCGCCGGCGCTGCGCATCGCGGCGCGCGCGCAGCACCTGGAGCGGTGGGCGATTCCGCGTGACCGGTTCCCGATGGGGCGAACCGGGTACCTGCGCTGGCGCACCACCTTGGGCCGGCATCACGCCGAGCGCACCGCCGAACTGATGCGCGCGGCGGGCTTCGCCGACGATTCGATTGCTGCCGTGGCGGAGCTGCTGCGCAAGGAAGGGCTGGCCCGCGCCGCGCCGGACAGTGACGTGCAGGCGCTGGAGGATTGCGCCTGCCTGGTGTTCCTGGAGCACTACCTGGAACAGTTCGCCGGCAAGCACCCGCCCGCCAAGGTCGCCGATATCCTGGCCAGGACGTGGCGCAAGATGTCGCCCGCCGCCCGCGCCGCGGCTCTGACTATCCGGTTCCGGCGAGAGCTCCGCGTCTTGCTGCAGGCCGCCGGCATCACACCCGGATAG